The following proteins are co-located in the Shouchella hunanensis genome:
- the ahpF gene encoding alkyl hydroperoxide reductase subunit F yields the protein MALAAEIKTQLNQYMALLENDIVIKVHAGDDDVSKEMVELLDELSAMSTKITLEKAALPRTPSFSVNRVGEDTGVVFAGVPLGHEFTSLVLALLQVSGRPPKVDQAIIDQIKGIDGEHHFESYISLSCHNCPDVVQALNLMSVVNPNITHTMIDGAAFKQEVEEKEIMAVPTVFMNGQPFGSGRMTIEEMIAKMGVSVDADELTSKDPFDVLIVGGGPAGSSAAIYAARKGIRTGIVAERFGGQVLDTLSIENFISVPSTEGPKLAASLEEHVKTYNVDVMNLQTAKRLEKKHLFEVTLENDAVLKAKTVILSTGARWRNVNVPGEQEYKNKGVAYCPHCDGPLFEGKDVAVIGGGNSGIEAAIDLAGIVNHVTVLEFASELKADNVLQDRANSLPNVTIITNAQTTEITGDSHVNGISYKDRETEEIHHVALQGVFVQIGLVPNTEWLDDTVERNRMGEIVVDKHGSTNVPGLFAAGDCTDSAYNQIIISMGSGATASLGAFDYMIRN from the coding sequence ATGGCTCTTGCAGCAGAGATTAAGACACAATTAAACCAGTACATGGCGTTACTGGAAAATGACATTGTTATTAAAGTACATGCTGGCGACGATGACGTTTCAAAAGAAATGGTCGAGCTTCTTGACGAACTGTCAGCAATGTCTACGAAAATTACGCTTGAAAAAGCAGCTCTGCCAAGAACGCCAAGCTTTAGTGTAAATCGTGTTGGAGAGGACACCGGCGTTGTATTCGCCGGTGTTCCTTTAGGTCATGAGTTTACATCGCTTGTTTTGGCGTTGCTTCAGGTGAGTGGACGACCACCTAAGGTCGACCAAGCTATTATTGATCAAATTAAAGGCATTGATGGCGAGCATCATTTTGAATCCTATATCAGCTTATCTTGTCACAACTGCCCAGATGTGGTTCAAGCGCTGAATCTGATGAGTGTGGTAAACCCGAACATCACACACACAATGATTGATGGTGCTGCATTTAAACAAGAAGTGGAAGAAAAAGAAATTATGGCTGTGCCTACAGTGTTCATGAACGGTCAACCGTTTGGTAGCGGACGTATGACTATAGAAGAAATGATCGCTAAAATGGGCGTTAGCGTTGACGCAGATGAGCTAACAAGCAAAGATCCATTTGATGTTCTTATTGTCGGTGGCGGTCCGGCTGGTTCCAGCGCAGCTATTTATGCAGCTCGTAAAGGAATACGCACCGGTATCGTAGCGGAACGCTTTGGTGGACAGGTTCTTGATACACTAAGCATTGAAAACTTTATTAGTGTACCGTCAACAGAAGGTCCTAAGCTTGCTGCTAGTTTAGAAGAACATGTCAAAACCTATAATGTGGACGTCATGAATCTTCAAACTGCAAAACGCTTAGAAAAGAAACACCTGTTTGAAGTGACACTTGAGAATGACGCTGTTCTTAAAGCCAAGACTGTTATTTTATCAACAGGTGCTCGTTGGCGAAACGTGAATGTGCCTGGTGAACAAGAGTACAAAAACAAAGGTGTAGCTTATTGCCCTCACTGCGATGGTCCGTTATTTGAAGGGAAAGACGTTGCTGTTATTGGCGGAGGAAACTCCGGGATTGAAGCCGCAATTGATCTTGCAGGAATTGTGAATCACGTAACGGTTCTTGAGTTTGCATCTGAACTTAAAGCAGATAATGTTCTACAAGATCGTGCAAACAGCCTACCAAACGTAACCATTATTACCAATGCACAAACAACGGAAATTACAGGTGATTCTCACGTAAATGGAATCTCCTACAAAGACCGTGAAACGGAAGAAATTCATCATGTTGCCCTGCAAGGGGTTTTCGTTCAAATTGGTCTCGTACCAAACACAGAATGGTTAGATGACACGGTTGAACGTAATCGCATGGGTGAAATTGTTGTTGATAAGCATGGCTCTACTAATGTACCTGGATTGTTTGCCGCAGGAGACTGCACAGACAGTGCGTACAACCAAATTATTATTTCTATGGGCTCAGGTGCTACCGCGTCACTCGGTGCTTTTGACTATATGATAAGAAATTAA
- the ahpC gene encoding alkyl hydroperoxide reductase subunit C, giving the protein MSLIGKQVQPFTAQAYRNGEFVEVTDESMKGQWSVVCFYPADFSFVCPTELEDLQNQYEELKSLGAEVYSVSTDTHFVHKGWHDSSEKIGKITYTMIGDPSQAISRDFQVLNEASGLADRGTFILDPEGVIQAVEINADGIGRDASTLVNKIKAAQYVRNNPGEVCPAKWEEGTETLTPSLDLVGKI; this is encoded by the coding sequence ATGTCACTTATCGGTAAACAAGTACAACCATTCACAGCACAAGCATATAGAAATGGTGAATTCGTTGAGGTTACAGACGAATCAATGAAAGGTCAGTGGAGCGTCGTTTGCTTCTACCCTGCTGATTTCAGCTTCGTATGTCCAACAGAATTAGAGGATCTTCAAAATCAATATGAAGAACTAAAATCTCTTGGTGCAGAAGTCTATTCTGTTTCTACAGACACGCACTTCGTGCACAAAGGCTGGCACGATAGCTCTGAAAAAATTGGTAAAATCACGTACACAATGATCGGTGATCCGTCACAAGCGATTTCTCGTGATTTCCAAGTATTAAACGAAGCTTCAGGCCTAGCTGATCGTGGAACATTTATTTTAGATCCAGAAGGTGTTATTCAAGCAGTTGAAATTAACGCTGATGGTATCGGTCGTGACGCGAGCACGCTTGTAAACAAAATTAAAGCAGCACAATATGTACGTAACAACCCAGGTGAAGTATGCCCTGCTAAATGGGAAGAAGGTACTGAAACACTTACACCAAGCCTTGACCTAGTAGGTAAAATCTAA
- a CDS encoding spore germination protein yields the protein MRTLTAHLKQNVHLIQQRFHTKDAIRSLSVTIGLDIHAELLYLPNTVDEQKIHSFLLAPIQQLVKQSVTYDQLGSIFKDGEPSMASTVDECVDGLVNGRALLMFNKEEGYLFNCSNWRVRSVEVPLSSSVYEGPASGLTEDISVNLNLLRNYYRSPNLVIETLSIGSEAKKEIAILSVHGVSNPAIVEEVKTRLNNINVSQAIINQLATDALEGDGLLFPRTMSIDRPDACAMALAAGRVVILVEGSPLALLAPSIFYHFFQNQDDYLSDFGKFGSRPLRYAYFFIATFTPAIIVAIERFHLDLIPRDLHEQLIKTHDTLAPFTIELLFVILLMQVIMDGSYRLPGNVIFAVTFIGTMLISDVATDVNLFHPVTIVIIGICYISSFPVLHRGLLSPIFFMRLSFIILAHFFGFAGLFLGTTVLLLLMAKLHSIGTPYLYPFLPFQPDKWKDTLFRGGLQRVINHPNPLPFNRHQAKANRKQHI from the coding sequence ATGAGGACATTAACGGCTCACTTAAAACAAAATGTGCACCTTATTCAACAACGGTTCCACACTAAGGATGCGATCCGATCACTGTCTGTTACTATCGGATTAGATATTCATGCTGAGCTCCTCTATCTTCCTAATACAGTGGATGAGCAAAAAATTCACTCTTTTTTACTAGCTCCGATTCAACAGCTCGTTAAGCAGTCGGTTACATATGATCAATTAGGGAGTATCTTTAAAGATGGAGAACCGTCAATGGCTTCTACAGTCGATGAATGTGTGGATGGTCTCGTTAATGGAAGAGCCCTTCTTATGTTCAATAAAGAGGAAGGCTATTTATTTAACTGTTCAAATTGGCGTGTTAGAAGTGTAGAAGTTCCACTCAGCAGTAGCGTTTACGAAGGTCCAGCTTCCGGTTTGACAGAAGACATTTCAGTTAATCTAAATTTGTTAAGAAATTATTACCGAAGCCCTAATCTTGTCATAGAAACCCTTTCTATTGGTTCTGAAGCAAAAAAAGAAATTGCCATCCTATCAGTTCATGGTGTATCAAACCCAGCTATCGTTGAAGAAGTTAAAACACGATTAAACAATATCAATGTTAGTCAGGCCATTATTAATCAACTCGCTACAGATGCACTAGAAGGCGATGGGTTATTATTTCCGCGAACGATGTCAATAGACCGACCTGATGCGTGCGCAATGGCTCTAGCTGCCGGTCGAGTTGTTATTTTAGTAGAAGGTTCCCCTCTTGCTTTACTTGCACCAAGCATTTTCTATCATTTTTTTCAAAATCAAGATGACTATTTATCGGACTTCGGAAAATTCGGGTCAAGACCATTGCGTTATGCGTACTTTTTTATTGCTACGTTTACTCCAGCTATTATTGTGGCTATTGAACGGTTTCATTTAGATCTCATCCCAAGAGATTTACACGAACAATTAATTAAGACCCATGATACTCTTGCTCCTTTTACGATTGAATTGCTCTTTGTCATCCTACTCATGCAAGTGATCATGGATGGTTCCTATCGATTGCCGGGGAATGTTATCTTTGCCGTTACATTTATCGGAACGATGTTAATTAGTGATGTGGCAACTGATGTTAATTTATTTCATCCGGTCACCATCGTCATTATCGGGATTTGCTACATATCTAGTTTTCCAGTTCTCCACAGAGGACTGCTTTCACCCATTTTCTTTATGCGTTTATCGTTCATCATTCTTGCTCACTTTTTTGGATTTGCAGGACTGTTTTTAGGAACGACGGTTTTACTTTTACTAATGGCTAAACTTCATTCCATCGGTACACCTTATTTGTATCCTTTTCTTCCCTTTCAACCTGATAAATGGAAAGATACCCTTTTTCGAGGAGGCTTACAAAGAGTCATCAATCATCCAAATCCGCTTCCTTTTAATCGTCATCAAGCTAAAGCGAATCGAAAGCAACATATTTAA
- the ectA gene encoding diaminobutyrate acetyltransferase, with the protein MAQTPVLTLEKPTVEDGASMWQLAETSTLDSNSVYKYIMMCEYFDETCIVARENDEVVGFITGFIPPKQADTLFIWQVGVAESQRGKGLALDLLERLIERDACKNVRYVEATVTPSNKASQSLFKKLARSQGTECNVFDCFGEELFPDDQHEEEKTFRIGPIKG; encoded by the coding sequence ATGGCACAGACACCAGTATTAACCCTCGAAAAACCGACTGTTGAAGATGGAGCTTCGATGTGGCAACTAGCAGAAACATCAACGCTTGATTCCAACTCAGTTTACAAGTATATCATGATGTGTGAATATTTTGACGAAACGTGTATTGTTGCGCGAGAAAACGATGAAGTTGTTGGCTTTATTACTGGTTTTATTCCGCCTAAACAAGCAGACACCCTCTTTATTTGGCAAGTTGGTGTTGCTGAATCACAACGAGGTAAGGGGCTTGCTTTAGATCTATTAGAACGACTAATTGAACGAGACGCATGTAAGAATGTAAGATACGTTGAGGCAACTGTAACGCCTTCAAACAAAGCATCTCAATCCCTTTTTAAAAAGCTAGCACGTAGTCAAGGAACGGAATGCAACGTGTTTGATTGTTTTGGTGAGGAGCTATTTCCAGATGATCAGCATGAAGAAGAAAAAACATTTCGCATTGGACCAATTAAGGGTTAA
- the ectB gene encoding diaminobutyrate--2-oxoglutarate transaminase: MNKTDMKIFEEKESEVRSYCRSFPAVFTKAKGSTMWDEDGNEYIDFFAGAGALNYGHNDEKMKQALVDYIMSDGITHSLDMATSPKATFLTAFNQIILEPRGLNYKVMFPGPTGTNTVEAALKLARKVTGRTDIISFTNGFHGMTIGSLSVTGNAFKRKGAGIPLTNVVTMPYDNFLTDELDTLDYLEQFLTEGGSGVDIPAAVILETVQGEGGINAARTEWLQRLERLCKEHDILMIIDDVQAGIGRTGTFFSFEEAGLTPDIVCLSKSIGGYGLPLALTLFKPELDIWEPGEHNGTFRGNNHAFVTATVALENWKTPDFQDSIQRKAELVHHFLTAIVEKYPDLKGTVKGRGLMKGIRCEDCSLAGSVAAEAFKRGLIMETAGFDDEVFKLFPAVTIPEETLKAGLEIIEESVRAALGIKEPILN, encoded by the coding sequence GTGAATAAAACAGACATGAAGATTTTTGAAGAAAAAGAATCTGAAGTAAGAAGCTATTGCAGAAGTTTCCCAGCTGTATTTACAAAAGCCAAAGGATCAACGATGTGGGATGAAGACGGAAATGAGTATATTGATTTTTTTGCAGGCGCTGGTGCATTAAACTACGGTCATAATGACGAAAAAATGAAACAGGCCCTCGTTGACTATATCATGAGTGACGGGATTACCCATTCATTAGATATGGCAACATCACCGAAAGCAACCTTTTTAACAGCCTTTAATCAAATCATATTAGAACCAAGAGGATTAAACTACAAAGTGATGTTTCCCGGTCCAACAGGGACAAATACAGTTGAAGCTGCTTTAAAGTTAGCTCGTAAAGTGACAGGACGCACAGATATTATTAGCTTCACAAACGGATTTCATGGAATGACAATTGGATCACTTTCAGTAACCGGTAATGCTTTTAAGCGAAAAGGTGCTGGAATTCCATTGACTAATGTTGTAACGATGCCGTATGACAATTTTCTAACAGATGAATTAGATACACTTGATTATCTCGAGCAATTTTTGACTGAAGGTGGATCCGGAGTTGACATACCTGCAGCAGTAATTCTTGAAACGGTACAAGGCGAAGGTGGTATTAATGCCGCACGTACGGAATGGTTACAGCGATTAGAGCGTTTATGTAAGGAACACGACATCTTAATGATTATTGATGATGTGCAAGCTGGTATTGGTCGAACAGGAACGTTTTTTAGCTTTGAAGAAGCCGGACTCACCCCTGATATTGTGTGTCTGTCCAAATCAATTGGTGGGTACGGGCTACCTCTTGCATTAACATTGTTTAAACCAGAATTAGATATTTGGGAGCCGGGTGAGCATAACGGTACTTTTAGAGGCAACAATCATGCCTTTGTTACGGCTACAGTGGCTTTAGAAAATTGGAAAACACCAGATTTTCAAGATTCTATTCAGAGAAAAGCTGAACTCGTGCATCATTTCTTAACTGCGATTGTGGAGAAATATCCAGATTTAAAAGGTACTGTTAAAGGTAGAGGACTTATGAAAGGGATTCGCTGCGAAGACTGTTCATTAGCCGGATCGGTCGCTGCAGAAGCGTTTAAAAGAGGCTTGATTATGGAAACAGCAGGGTTTGACGATGAAGTGTTCAAACTGTTTCCGGCAGTGACAATTCCTGAAGAAACGTTAAAAGCAGGGTTAGAAATTATTGAAGAAAGTGTGCGAGCAGCTTTAGGGATTAAAGAACCTATTTTAAATTAA
- a CDS encoding ectoine synthase gives MKVIKLEDVLNTERDVDGGNWRSQRLVVEKDGVGYSVHDTQIRAGTETHLWYKHHLESVYIIEGEGEVETIKDGKVWPVKKFECYVLDEHDEHYLRAKTDMRMVCVFNPPTTGEEIHDEDGAYQLPEHLKNKEEAGT, from the coding sequence ATGAAAGTAATCAAACTTGAAGATGTTCTAAATACAGAGCGAGATGTAGACGGTGGTAATTGGCGCAGTCAACGGCTTGTAGTAGAGAAAGATGGCGTGGGTTATTCTGTGCATGATACACAAATCCGTGCAGGTACGGAAACCCACTTATGGTATAAGCATCACCTTGAATCAGTTTATATTATTGAAGGTGAAGGCGAAGTTGAAACCATTAAGGATGGTAAGGTATGGCCAGTAAAGAAATTCGAATGCTATGTGTTAGACGAGCATGATGAACATTACTTACGAGCGAAAACGGATATGAGAATGGTTTGTGTATTTAATCCACCGACTACAGGTGAAGAAATTCACGATGAAGATGGCGCCTATCAATTACCAGAACATCTAAAAAATAAAGAAGAGGCTGGGACATAA
- a CDS encoding glycerophosphodiester phosphodiesterase — MTAIYGHRGAMGVFPENTLPSFEEALSNGVDGIELDVQLTKDGQFVVMHDPTVDRTTNGTGHVKDKTVKELQALSAGIPFTHLENYCEADWKEITVPTLAEALELMAPYQVEVNIELKPNLSETEGIEKLLLNCVKPFQKAVTINFSSFHLPLIQRLRQLDKDVELAWLIKHEMPYPADYLATNRINLYHLSKKLALKDRSTYEEEGLLQQSRIWTVNDPEEVKGLLEKKVKAIMTDFPEMALRIRKQQGNI, encoded by the coding sequence TTGACAGCTATTTACGGACATAGAGGGGCGATGGGTGTTTTTCCAGAAAATACATTGCCAAGTTTTGAAGAAGCGTTATCAAATGGTGTAGATGGTATTGAATTAGATGTCCAGCTAACAAAAGATGGTCAATTCGTCGTCATGCATGACCCGACTGTAGACAGAACTACGAATGGAACTGGTCATGTAAAGGATAAGACCGTTAAGGAGTTACAGGCGCTTAGTGCAGGTATACCCTTTACCCATTTAGAAAATTATTGTGAAGCAGATTGGAAAGAAATAACCGTCCCTACTCTTGCAGAGGCGCTAGAATTAATGGCTCCGTATCAAGTAGAGGTGAACATTGAGTTAAAACCGAATTTATCAGAAACAGAGGGAATTGAGAAATTATTGCTTAATTGTGTGAAGCCATTCCAAAAGGCAGTAACGATTAATTTCTCGTCGTTTCATTTGCCCCTTATTCAACGTCTCCGCCAATTGGATAAGGATGTTGAATTGGCTTGGCTCATAAAGCATGAGATGCCTTATCCAGCTGATTATTTAGCAACCAATAGGATTAACTTGTATCACTTGTCTAAGAAATTGGCGTTAAAAGATCGTTCTACTTATGAAGAAGAGGGCTTATTGCAACAGTCGCGTATCTGGACGGTAAATGATCCTGAAGAAGTGAAAGGTTTACTCGAAAAAAAGGTGAAAGCCATTATGACAGATTTCCCGGAGATGGCGTTACGCATTAGAAAGCAGCAGGGCAATATCTAG
- a CDS encoding DNA-3-methyladenine glycosylase family protein: MFTFSIPLTEPFDFQDAITSHGWWMLAPNAWDPKKERFYRTFTLRNNATIVVCVYMKPSCLQVVTEVKLTETDRDEILHQVSWMFRVNEPFEPFYTLCQTYNELTDLPKRRQGRLLRSPSLFEDIVKVLLTTNTRWNQTIQMAEKLTYHLGEKAHGFGREFHSFPTPEKILSAGEAFLTEHVRTGYRSNYILDAAHKAVDNPARYVQPSSINHFREIKGIGPYAMNTLAMIVGRYDGVPVDSEYKKHVIGTYFNGIAPSKSDLESVYDKWGDYKYLAYWFDHYK; the protein is encoded by the coding sequence GTGTTTACTTTCTCCATTCCATTAACAGAGCCCTTTGACTTTCAGGATGCCATTACTTCCCATGGGTGGTGGATGCTCGCTCCGAATGCATGGGATCCAAAAAAAGAGCGGTTTTACCGTACCTTTACTTTGAGAAATAATGCCACAATAGTTGTTTGCGTCTATATGAAACCATCTTGTTTGCAAGTCGTCACTGAAGTGAAATTAACCGAAACGGATAGAGACGAAATTCTACATCAAGTTTCTTGGATGTTCCGAGTGAACGAACCGTTTGAGCCCTTTTATACATTGTGCCAAACGTATAATGAGCTAACAGATTTACCTAAGAGAAGACAAGGTCGACTATTACGCTCCCCTTCTCTATTTGAAGACATCGTGAAAGTTCTTTTAACGACGAACACCCGCTGGAACCAAACGATCCAAATGGCAGAAAAGTTAACTTATCATTTAGGAGAGAAGGCACATGGATTTGGACGGGAATTTCACTCTTTCCCAACACCAGAAAAGATACTTTCGGCAGGAGAAGCTTTTTTAACGGAACATGTACGTACAGGCTATCGAAGTAACTATATTTTGGATGCTGCTCATAAAGCAGTAGACAATCCTGCGCGATACGTGCAGCCATCCTCTATCAATCACTTTCGAGAGATCAAAGGAATTGGTCCTTATGCTATGAATACGCTCGCTATGATCGTCGGTCGTTATGATGGTGTGCCTGTTGATTCCGAATACAAAAAGCATGTAATCGGAACGTATTTTAACGGGATCGCTCCTTCTAAAAGCGACCTTGAGAGCGTCTATGATAAATGGGGCGACTATAAGTATTTAGCCTATTGGTTTGACCACTATAAATAA
- a CDS encoding DinB family protein: MSAKEFILMQLGVIHNQKSWFVPLTHALKNVSESEAKWTPNDDSNSIWGIVNHLIFYNHRYLERFKNSKTNFEPVDSIAHTFEGETTSWGETRKHIDQLLSEWREAVQDSEPEDFSETVTDYLTLLTLHNAYHIGQIVSIRKQQGTWSTELGVN, from the coding sequence ATGAGCGCAAAAGAGTTCATTCTCATGCAATTAGGTGTTATTCATAATCAAAAAAGCTGGTTTGTCCCGCTGACTCACGCGTTAAAAAATGTATCTGAGAGTGAGGCCAAATGGACGCCTAACGATGATTCAAACAGTATTTGGGGAATTGTAAACCATCTTATTTTTTATAACCATCGTTATTTAGAGCGCTTCAAAAACAGTAAAACCAATTTCGAGCCTGTTGACTCCATTGCCCATACATTTGAGGGAGAAACAACATCTTGGGGTGAAACAAGGAAACATATTGACCAGTTGCTTTCAGAATGGCGTGAAGCTGTGCAAGACTCGGAACCAGAAGATTTCAGCGAAACCGTTACCGATTATTTAACACTTCTCACCCTACACAATGCCTATCACATCGGCCAAATTGTTAGTATCCGAAAACAACAAGGAACATGGTCCACTGAATTAGGGGTTAACTAA
- a CDS encoding SDR family oxidoreductase: MDLNLREKVVIVLAASKGLGRGIAQKFAEEGAKVVLSSRRQNELAQVASDMKKETNNPHIVSHVCDVTKAEDIMGLVDFTIKKWGRIDVLINNSGGPPPGGIDQFTDEEWQRAYELNLLSYVRSIRAVVPQMRIQGGGHIANVASSSIKQTLDGLLLSNTFRAGVAGLSKSLAQELGKDGILINTIGPGRIATDRLLELDETKATKGNLSLDEVKKKEEQAIPLGRYGTPQEFANHVVFLCSGVNTYVTGQSFVIDGGLVKAL; this comes from the coding sequence ATGGATTTAAATTTAAGAGAAAAAGTGGTCATTGTACTTGCTGCAAGTAAAGGGCTAGGAAGAGGGATTGCACAGAAGTTTGCAGAGGAAGGAGCGAAAGTGGTGTTGTCGAGTAGACGACAGAACGAACTAGCTCAAGTGGCAAGCGACATGAAAAAAGAAACGAATAATCCTCACATTGTATCGCATGTATGTGATGTTACAAAAGCAGAAGACATTATGGGGCTAGTAGATTTCACCATTAAAAAGTGGGGGAGAATTGATGTATTAATTAACAATTCAGGTGGACCTCCTCCAGGAGGCATTGATCAATTTACTGATGAAGAGTGGCAACGTGCATACGAGTTAAATCTATTAAGCTATGTTCGATCGATTCGTGCAGTTGTGCCGCAAATGCGCATTCAAGGAGGGGGACATATAGCCAATGTAGCGTCCTCTTCTATTAAACAAACCCTTGATGGATTGTTACTCTCGAATACGTTCCGAGCAGGGGTTGCAGGACTGTCAAAAAGCTTGGCACAAGAGTTAGGGAAAGATGGCATTCTTATTAATACTATCGGTCCTGGGCGTATAGCAACAGACCGTTTGCTTGAACTAGATGAAACGAAAGCTACCAAAGGAAATCTATCTCTTGATGAAGTAAAGAAAAAGGAAGAACAAGCCATTCCTCTTGGCCGCTACGGAACGCCGCAAGAATTTGCCAATCATGTTGTATTTCTTTGTTCAGGTGTAAACACGTACGTAACCGGTCAATCGTTCGTTATTGATGGAGGGCTAGTAAAAGCATTATAG
- a CDS encoding Ldh family oxidoreductase, which yields MITVPADELLSLTKDVFTRYHVPEPVAHDISTVLVHANLRGVDSHGVMRVEHYINRLIEGGIRADATPDYNETSPSTGIVNGHHGFGHSIAKEGMNRAIHQAKQHGIGSIAVKNSSHCGALSFFVQQAAAEKLIGIAMSHTDAIVVPYGGAKPYFGTNPLAFGFPTNEEDPVILDFATSTVALGKILDAKEKQQPIPHGWGVNHNGQSTTIPEEVVSLTPFGGPKGYGLAMVVEIFSALLTGAAFGPHVSKMYDDYHKNRELGHFFMAIDPSKFIAVETFTARLDTMIQELRQVPAVTTEERIYVPGELEKINERERLANGIPLPESVYHFLKQNH from the coding sequence ATGATTACCGTGCCAGCAGATGAACTTTTATCTTTAACGAAAGATGTATTCACCCGTTATCACGTCCCAGAGCCTGTCGCTCATGACATTTCAACCGTTCTCGTTCACGCCAATTTAAGAGGTGTGGATTCACACGGCGTTATGCGAGTAGAACATTATATAAACCGCCTTATCGAAGGGGGCATTCGAGCTGATGCTACTCCTGACTATAACGAAACCTCCCCATCGACAGGAATCGTTAATGGCCATCACGGATTCGGTCATTCAATTGCGAAAGAAGGGATGAACAGAGCCATCCATCAAGCAAAACAGCACGGTATTGGCAGTATTGCTGTAAAGAATAGCAGCCATTGTGGTGCTCTGTCCTTTTTCGTTCAACAAGCAGCCGCAGAAAAGCTTATTGGCATTGCCATGTCCCATACCGATGCCATTGTCGTCCCATACGGAGGAGCTAAACCTTATTTTGGTACAAATCCACTTGCATTTGGGTTTCCTACGAACGAAGAAGACCCTGTCATTCTTGACTTTGCTACAAGTACGGTTGCACTTGGGAAAATATTAGACGCAAAGGAAAAACAACAGCCTATTCCACATGGATGGGGGGTTAACCATAATGGACAGTCCACTACAATACCAGAAGAGGTCGTATCTTTAACACCATTTGGTGGACCAAAAGGGTATGGACTGGCAATGGTTGTTGAAATCTTTTCCGCACTTCTCACCGGTGCTGCTTTTGGACCTCATGTTTCTAAAATGTATGATGACTACCACAAAAATAGAGAGCTAGGGCACTTTTTTATGGCGATTGATCCCAGTAAATTTATTGCAGTAGAAACCTTTACTGCTCGCTTGGATACTATGATTCAAGAATTACGCCAAGTTCCCGCCGTTACAACTGAAGAACGTATTTATGTTCCTGGTGAACTTGAAAAAATAAATGAAAGAGAACGGTTGGCCAATGGGATCCCTCTACCTGAATCGGTCTATCACTTTCTCAAACAAAATCATTGA
- a CDS encoding GntR family transcriptional regulator, which yields MLNRTDFKMSTRDFVYETIRESIMTLDLPPGSAISEKEIAEELEVSRTPVREAFLRLTEDELLMVLPQRGSFVTLIDLDHVEEARFLREQAEVGIIRLACDSFNDYCLQQLEINVEKQKQAKKTEDEKTLFVLDKEFHRLLAEGTKKLRVWKVIQKMDTHSNRLRKLSMELKLNWDQLVEHHGEMVSAIKTKDCERAEVLVRTHLGLLQYDQKALRLEHPEYFSK from the coding sequence ATGCTGAATCGTACCGATTTCAAAATGTCGACAAGAGATTTTGTCTATGAAACGATCCGCGAGTCTATTATGACATTGGATTTACCGCCAGGGTCTGCGATCTCTGAAAAAGAAATTGCGGAGGAATTAGAGGTAAGTAGAACCCCTGTTAGAGAAGCCTTTTTACGATTAACGGAAGACGAGCTGCTAATGGTGTTGCCACAAAGAGGGTCGTTTGTAACCTTAATAGATTTAGACCATGTGGAAGAGGCACGTTTTCTTAGAGAGCAAGCAGAAGTAGGAATTATAAGACTGGCATGTGACAGCTTTAATGATTATTGCTTACAGCAGTTAGAAATAAATGTTGAGAAACAGAAACAGGCAAAAAAGACCGAAGATGAGAAAACGTTGTTTGTTCTCGATAAAGAGTTTCACCGCTTATTAGCGGAAGGAACGAAAAAATTAAGAGTATGGAAAGTTATTCAGAAAATGGATACCCATTCAAATCGTTTAAGAAAGCTCAGTATGGAATTGAAATTAAACTGGGATCAACTTGTTGAACATCACGGTGAGATGGTGAGCGCTATTAAAACGAAAGACTGCGAGCGAGCTGAAGTATTAGTTCGAACCCATTTAGGATTGTTGCAGTATGATCAAAAGGCGCTGAGACTGGAGCATCCAGAGTATTTTAGTAAGTAA